One region of Juglans regia cultivar Chandler chromosome 4, Walnut 2.0, whole genome shotgun sequence genomic DNA includes:
- the LOC108988431 gene encoding uncharacterized protein LOC108988431: MAPRGRRPRVPPSENNTVQDDNSEVLAAAATRFFQRMVNGDMVVGRTTQVGCTLEQFSHQHPPTFDGRLNSLDAESWIERMEQIFEVLYCTDDQKVKYATYHLTDMANKWWKSTRALVQLELGEAVPISWEHFKRIFLDHFFPRTLQESRARQFMDLTQGSMTAHLGSLHLGAAFGLAKIQEEYVLSSRRSWNQNVTFGDKLPTDNVVDATSKVQRNTALVRKVTSFQMDEKRKKGLCYHCDEKSNPSHVCKNSTVYLLQMDNSAEDEVLQNVVGELVPKAKGVDEGRSKELKISSFSVEILVDSGSTHNFLDPLVLEATNLKVVNDVGLQVKVANGA; this comes from the exons ATGGCACCTCGTGGAAGAAGACCACGCGTACCCCCCTCTGAGAACAATACTGTACAAGATGATAATTCAGAAGTACTCGCTGCTGCAGCGACACGTTTCTTTCAAAGAatggtcaatggtgatatgGTGGTAGGTAGAACCACACAAGTAGGATGCACATTAGAACAGTTCTCCCACCAGCACCCACCTACTTTCGATGGCAGATTGAATTCCTTAGATGCGGAAAGCTGGATTGAACGTATGGAGCAGATTTTCGAAGTGCTCTACTGCACGGATGATCAGAAGGTGAAATATGCCACGTACCATTTGACTGACATGGCAAACAAATGGTGGAAGTCGACTCGGGCTTTGGTTCAGTTGGAATTAGGGGAAGCAGTCCCCATTTCTTGGGAGCATTTCAAGAGAATCTTTTTGGATCACTTTTTCCCACGAACTCTTCAGGAGTCGAGAGCTCGCCAGTTTATGGATCTTACGCAAGGATCAATGACG gcccaccttggttcccttCATCTTGGGGCTGCATTTGGGTTGGCAAAAATCCAAGAGGAGTATGTTTTATCCTCGAGGAGATCTTGGAATCAGAATGTCACTTTTGGTGACAAATTGCCTACTGATAACGTAGTAGATGCAACTAGTAAGGTGCAAAGAAATACTGCTCTAGTTAGGAAGGTCACTTCTTTTCAGATGgatgagaaaaggaagaaaggacTATGTTACCACTGTGATGAAAAGTCGAACCCTAGTCATGTGTGCAAAAATTCAACGGTGTACTTGTTACAAATGGATAATAGTGCTGAAGATGAGGTGTTACAGAATGTTGTGGGAGAATTGGTACCAAAAGCTAAAGGAGTTGATGAAGGGAGGTCTAAAGAGCTCAAG ATTAGCTCATTCTCTGTTGAGATTTTGGTGGATTCAGGAAGTACTCATAACTTCTTGGATCCATTGGTGCTAGAGGCAACAAATTTGAAGGTAGTTAATGATGTGGGACTCCAAGTGAAGGTGGCAAATGGTGCTTAG